One part of the Streptomyces sp. AM 2-1-1 genome encodes these proteins:
- a CDS encoding ABC transporter permease: MTTTLTDPATGPGTVRRGPLRGTAWLVVRQHRSTLYGVLALVALGAAGILYLRGEMADTLHAAGWPGKDLPSQLQLGQRYSYLVLALGALPVLLGVFVGAPLIASDQEQGTAQLVTTQSVPRHRWLIAKLSLGYGLALTTGLVLSLLHTWWWRPYRSVFPATWLDASVFDNTGPVLPAFCLFLTAAGITIGTLLRRVMLSMVVTLAFSVVANVVWGEFRNSLGTSHRFTYPLNGEFPARYQDVQQLDNWVGGADGTLYGWGTCAEATEAARNACLKEKGIVDNVVEYLAYDQMPGMQWTGAGILLAATALLTVCVVWRVARRPL; the protein is encoded by the coding sequence ATGACCACCACCCTGACCGACCCCGCCACGGGGCCGGGGACCGTGCGGCGCGGTCCGCTGCGCGGAACGGCCTGGCTCGTGGTGCGTCAGCACCGGTCGACGCTGTACGGCGTGCTCGCACTGGTGGCCCTCGGCGCGGCCGGGATCCTCTACCTGCGCGGGGAGATGGCCGACACCCTGCACGCGGCGGGCTGGCCCGGGAAGGACCTGCCGAGTCAGCTCCAGCTCGGGCAGCGCTACAGCTACCTCGTACTCGCCCTCGGCGCCCTGCCGGTGCTCCTCGGCGTCTTCGTGGGCGCTCCGCTGATCGCCTCCGACCAGGAGCAGGGCACGGCCCAGCTCGTCACCACCCAGTCGGTACCGCGCCACCGCTGGCTCATCGCCAAGCTGTCGCTGGGGTACGGCCTCGCGCTCACCACCGGCCTCGTGCTCTCGCTCCTCCACACCTGGTGGTGGCGGCCGTACCGCTCGGTCTTCCCGGCCACCTGGCTCGACGCGTCGGTCTTCGACAACACCGGCCCGGTACTGCCCGCGTTCTGCCTCTTCCTCACGGCGGCCGGCATCACGATCGGAACCCTGCTGCGCCGCGTGATGCTCTCCATGGTGGTGACGCTCGCCTTCTCCGTCGTCGCGAACGTCGTCTGGGGTGAGTTCCGCAACAGCCTGGGCACCAGCCACCGGTTCACCTACCCGCTGAACGGCGAGTTCCCCGCCCGCTACCAGGACGTCCAGCAGCTCGACAACTGGGTCGGCGGCGCGGACGGCACGCTCTACGGATGGGGCACCTGCGCCGAGGCGACCGAGGCCGCGCGGAACGCCTGCCTCAAGGAGAAGGGCATCGTCGACAACGTCGTCGAGTACCTCGCCTACGACCAGATGCCCGGCATGCAGTGGACCGGCGCCGGCATCCTGCTCGCCGCCACGGCCCTGCTGACGGTGTGCGTCGTGTGGCGCGTCGCGCGGCGCCCCCTGTGA